One Curtobacterium sp. MCLR17_007 DNA window includes the following coding sequences:
- a CDS encoding DUF1206 domain-containing protein, giving the protein MTDSAEATARETGRQVRRAADSRWFETTARGGFVGSGVVHLLIGYLVILLGIGSAAGQSGGQGSQSGETDQSGALAQLAAVPGGVVLLWLVAVGTAALTIRLVVEAVVGGRTDTARSWLNRAKNAGKAIVYGVIAYSSASFALGAGKSSSGSTRGAAATALATPGGVFLLLAAAAVAIAIGIGLVVIGVRRSYRKQLVTPPKTVERPLTVLAVTGYVAKGIAVTIVGVLVAVAAFRSDPQQASGLDAAFDAVKGVPGGGVLLVVIGIGFLAFGAYSFLRAKYARI; this is encoded by the coding sequence GTGACCGACAGCGCTGAAGCCACTGCCCGCGAGACCGGACGCCAGGTGCGTCGCGCCGCCGACAGCCGGTGGTTCGAGACGACCGCCCGCGGCGGGTTCGTCGGCAGCGGTGTCGTGCACCTGCTCATCGGGTACCTGGTGATCTTGCTCGGCATCGGGAGTGCCGCCGGCCAGAGCGGCGGCCAGGGCTCGCAGTCCGGTGAGACCGACCAGTCCGGCGCGCTGGCGCAGCTCGCGGCGGTCCCCGGCGGGGTCGTCCTGCTGTGGCTCGTCGCAGTCGGTACCGCGGCGCTGACGATCCGGCTCGTCGTCGAGGCCGTCGTCGGTGGCCGGACCGACACCGCGCGGTCGTGGCTCAACCGGGCGAAGAACGCCGGCAAGGCGATCGTGTACGGCGTGATCGCGTACTCGTCGGCGTCGTTCGCCCTCGGCGCCGGGAAGAGCTCCTCTGGATCGACCCGCGGTGCGGCGGCGACGGCCCTCGCCACGCCGGGCGGGGTGTTCCTGCTGCTCGCGGCCGCTGCGGTCGCGATCGCCATCGGGATCGGTCTGGTCGTCATCGGCGTCCGCCGGTCGTACCGCAAGCAGCTCGTCACGCCCCCGAAGACCGTGGAGCGACCCCTGACGGTGCTGGCGGTGACGGGCTACGTGGCGAAGGGGATCGCCGTGACGATCGTCGGGGTGCTCGTCGCGGTGGCGGCGTTCCGGAGCGACCCGCAGCAGGCGTCCGGGCTCGATGCGGCGTTCGACGCGGTGAAGGGCGTGCCGGGTGGTGGCGTGCTGCTGGTGGTCATCGGGATCGGGTTCCTGGCCTTCGGTGCCTACAGCTTCCTGCGGGCGAAGTACGCCCGCATCTGA
- a CDS encoding SMP-30/gluconolactonase/LRE family protein — protein MTTSATTGPVRVFADAGAVLGESIVWDPEHQLLRWTDITLGVLSTADADGAVLDTATFPPPLASFQPRAGGGLVLALGDSVVVTDPDGGEPRTIARVEHAHAGIRFNEGKCDPFGRFLVGSMDLTTGEPDGALYAVEADGTTRLLRGGFGTTNGIEWSPEGDVMYVTDTSTSTIYRGSYGPDGELGELEPFVAGAAHDGLVRDDEGCFWGAIYGGGRVERYDASGAHLETVEVPAPNVTSVAFGGADMGTLFVATARENATEEQLEQHPRSGAVFAVPTRVHGFPANTFGG, from the coding sequence ATGACGACGAGCGCCACCACCGGTCCTGTCCGTGTCTTCGCCGACGCGGGTGCCGTCCTCGGCGAGAGCATCGTGTGGGACCCCGAGCACCAGCTGCTCCGGTGGACCGACATCACCCTCGGTGTCCTGAGCACCGCCGACGCGGACGGCGCGGTGCTCGACACCGCGACGTTCCCGCCGCCACTCGCGTCCTTCCAACCGCGGGCGGGGGGCGGTCTCGTGCTCGCCCTCGGTGACAGCGTCGTCGTCACCGACCCGGACGGCGGGGAGCCCAGGACGATCGCCCGCGTCGAGCACGCGCACGCCGGCATCCGGTTCAACGAGGGCAAGTGCGACCCCTTCGGCCGGTTCCTGGTCGGCAGCATGGACCTGACCACGGGGGAGCCCGACGGTGCGCTGTACGCGGTGGAGGCGGACGGCACGACCCGGCTGCTGCGCGGCGGCTTCGGGACCACGAACGGCATCGAGTGGTCACCCGAGGGCGACGTGATGTACGTCACGGACACCAGCACGTCGACGATCTACCGTGGGTCGTACGGCCCGGACGGCGAACTCGGCGAACTCGAGCCCTTCGTCGCCGGCGCCGCACACGACGGCCTGGTCCGAGACGACGAGGGCTGCTTCTGGGGTGCGATCTACGGCGGCGGCCGGGTCGAGCGGTACGACGCCTCCGGCGCGCACCTGGAGACCGTCGAGGTCCCGGCGCCGAACGTCACGTCGGTCGCCTTCGGAGGTGCCGACATGGGCACGCTGTTCGTCGCGACCGCCCGCGAGAACGCGACCGAGGAACAGCTCGAGCAGCACCCGCGCTCCGGTGCCGTCTTCGCGGTGCCGACCCGTGTGCACGGGTTCCCTGCGAACACCTTCGGGGGCTGA
- a CDS encoding alpha/beta fold hydrolase, with amino-acid sequence MNEQAPRHADALDAETADVVVKVDRVPVDHTYVRVSSIGEVGERSFLLVAGLGIASTYYERLAPNLEEFGPVRALDLPGFAGVPKFRGAVSIERYADAVETVIAELGLTNPVLVGHSMGTQVVTEVAARHPEYTHVVLISPVVDSTARTISESAVRFVRSAVHEPAAVRWHAVTAYALCGWHWFRKVLPKMVAFPIEQRAPHVQARVLIVRGERDAMVPRDWVRRLARVFPYAVLREVVGGAHSVMHAQADAVAHLAVAHVRDEIPDRGVSSMQRVRDDSTATDLSRLSPGDAWLVVRARFKELLGMAKGDDEVLEAGKSAHALAMADDADDPVPESVRHEIVEAVAPELDRTDSKPAEPRDPGH; translated from the coding sequence GTGAACGAGCAGGCCCCGCGTCACGCCGACGCGCTGGACGCGGAGACCGCCGACGTCGTGGTGAAGGTCGACCGGGTCCCGGTCGACCACACGTACGTGCGGGTGTCCTCGATCGGCGAGGTCGGCGAGCGCTCCTTCCTGCTCGTGGCGGGCCTGGGCATCGCGTCGACCTACTACGAGCGGCTCGCGCCGAACCTCGAGGAGTTCGGCCCCGTCCGCGCCCTCGACCTGCCCGGGTTCGCCGGGGTGCCGAAGTTCCGGGGCGCCGTGTCGATCGAGCGCTACGCCGACGCCGTCGAGACGGTCATCGCCGAGCTCGGTCTGACCAACCCCGTGCTGGTCGGCCACTCGATGGGGACCCAGGTCGTCACCGAGGTCGCCGCCCGGCACCCCGAGTACACCCACGTCGTCCTGATCAGCCCGGTCGTCGACTCGACCGCCCGGACGATCAGCGAGTCCGCCGTCCGCTTCGTCCGGTCGGCGGTGCACGAACCGGCAGCGGTCCGGTGGCACGCCGTCACCGCGTACGCACTGTGCGGCTGGCACTGGTTCCGGAAGGTGCTGCCGAAGATGGTCGCCTTCCCCATCGAGCAGCGCGCGCCGCACGTCCAGGCGCGGGTCCTCATCGTCCGTGGGGAGCGCGACGCGATGGTCCCGCGCGACTGGGTGCGGCGGTTGGCCCGGGTGTTCCCGTACGCGGTCCTGCGCGAGGTGGTGGGCGGCGCGCACTCGGTGATGCACGCCCAGGCCGACGCCGTTGCGCACCTGGCGGTCGCGCACGTCCGCGACGAGATCCCGGACCGCGGGGTGTCGTCGATGCAGCGCGTCCGCGACGACTCGACCGCGACGGACCTGTCGCGGCTCAGTCCGGGGGACGCCTGGCTGGTCGTGCGTGCGCGGTTCAAGGAGCTGCTCGGCATGGCGAAGGGCGACGACGAGGTGCTCGAGGCCGGCAAGTCCGCGCACGCGCTCGCGATGGCCGACGACGCCGACGACCCCGTGCCGGAGTCCGTCCGCCACGAGATCGTCGAGGCCGTGGCGCCCGAGCTGGACCGTACGGACAGCAAGCCGGCAGAACCGCGCGACCCGGGTCACTGA
- a CDS encoding FAD-dependent oxidoreductase, whose translation MTDYRYLIVGGGMVADAAARGIREIDESGTIGILSEETDRPYARPALSKKLWTDPDFSWDEKVDLHTEETGAEFLLGTVVTAIERDAKTVRTSDGTTHGYERLLIATGGHPRGLPDLQPSDRVLSYRSADDYRRLRALADAGAHVVVVGGGYIGTEIASGVVQNGARVTFVDPDEVVGGNMFPPGLAAAFQQRFVDHGVELRTGRRVTTGTDTGSGVTLTLDDGSVIEADAVVAGLGIEPATELASAAGLRVDDGIVVSSTLVTDDPSVFAAGDVAEYPDRILGTRRVEHVDNAQQQGRQAGRNLADADETYDHTPMYYSDVFDMGYEAVGQVSSHLRTVEDWQDPTVTGVVYYLDDDDTVRGVLLWNVWDKTDEARKVLADANSLTADMLPGRITA comes from the coding sequence ATGACGGACTACCGCTACCTCATCGTCGGCGGCGGGATGGTCGCCGACGCGGCCGCCCGGGGCATCCGCGAGATCGACGAGTCCGGAACGATCGGCATCCTCAGCGAGGAGACCGACCGCCCGTACGCCCGCCCGGCGCTGTCCAAGAAGCTCTGGACCGACCCGGACTTCAGCTGGGACGAGAAGGTCGACCTGCACACCGAGGAGACCGGCGCCGAGTTCCTCCTCGGGACCGTCGTGACGGCGATCGAACGTGACGCCAAGACCGTGCGGACGTCCGACGGCACCACCCACGGCTACGAGCGGTTGCTCATCGCCACGGGCGGGCACCCGCGCGGGCTCCCCGACCTGCAGCCGTCCGACCGCGTGCTGAGCTACCGCAGCGCTGACGACTACCGCCGGCTCCGCGCGCTCGCCGATGCGGGTGCCCACGTGGTCGTGGTCGGCGGCGGGTACATCGGCACCGAGATCGCCTCCGGCGTCGTCCAGAACGGCGCGCGCGTGACGTTCGTCGACCCGGACGAGGTCGTCGGCGGGAACATGTTCCCGCCGGGCCTGGCCGCCGCGTTCCAACAGCGGTTCGTCGACCACGGTGTGGAACTGCGCACCGGCCGTCGTGTGACGACGGGGACCGACACGGGCTCCGGTGTGACGCTGACGCTCGACGACGGCTCGGTCATCGAGGCCGACGCGGTCGTCGCCGGGCTCGGCATCGAGCCCGCGACCGAACTCGCCTCGGCCGCCGGACTGCGCGTCGACGACGGCATCGTGGTGTCCTCGACGCTGGTGACCGACGACCCGTCGGTGTTCGCGGCGGGTGACGTCGCGGAGTACCCGGACCGTATCCTCGGCACGCGCCGCGTCGAGCACGTTGACAACGCCCAGCAGCAGGGGCGACAGGCCGGCCGCAACCTCGCGGACGCCGACGAGACCTACGACCACACGCCGATGTACTACTCGGACGTGTTTGACATGGGCTACGAGGCCGTCGGCCAGGTGTCGAGTCACTTGCGGACCGTCGAGGACTGGCAGGACCCGACCGTCACCGGCGTCGTCTACTACCTGGACGACGACGACACGGTCCGGGGCGTGCTGCTCTGGAACGTGTGGGACAAGACCGACGAGGCCCGCAAGGTGCTCGCCGACGCGAACTCCCTGACGGCCGACATGCTGCCGGGCCGCATCACGGCCTGA
- a CDS encoding DNA starvation/stationary phase protection protein yields the protein MHASDKMAKNLQAVLVDLIDLHVQGKQAHWNILGTNFRDLHLQLDEIVDAAREFADDTAERMRALYAVPDGRSSTVAAQSHLDQFPDGEITTHDAIDQITLRLYQATGTMRDVHDEVDDEDPTTADLLHGFIERLEQLAWMVSAENRAPSTPLAAAVTPSTAEASTHA from the coding sequence ATGCACGCATCGGACAAGATGGCCAAGAACCTCCAGGCGGTCCTCGTGGATCTCATCGACCTGCACGTCCAGGGCAAGCAGGCGCACTGGAACATCCTCGGCACGAACTTCCGCGACCTGCACCTGCAGCTCGACGAGATCGTCGACGCCGCTCGTGAGTTCGCCGACGACACCGCGGAGCGCATGCGCGCCCTGTACGCCGTGCCGGACGGGCGTTCCTCGACGGTCGCCGCGCAGAGCCACCTCGACCAGTTCCCGGACGGCGAGATCACGACGCACGACGCGATCGACCAGATCACGCTCCGCCTGTACCAGGCGACCGGCACCATGCGCGACGTGCACGACGAGGTCGACGACGAGGACCCGACGACCGCGGACCTGCTCCACGGCTTCATCGAGCGCCTCGAGCAGCTCGCCTGGATGGTCAGCGCCGAGAACCGCGCACCGAGCACGCCGCTGGCTGCCGCGGTGACGCCGTCGACGGCCGAGGCCTCGACGCACGCCTGA
- a CDS encoding MarR family transcriptional regulator, translating into MSTTTEITEASGYWFPDDDATQRGVAVLNALRRYRAAETAMRRRTRDSMGMGETDLLAVRFLLQAQRTGTMVSPKDLAKYLKISSASTTILIDRLVKSNHVRRHPHPTDRRALVITPTIETDDEVRATLGVMHRRMMSIAEGLSADDARTVAFFLEHMRDAVDQVDPATTH; encoded by the coding sequence ATGTCCACCACGACGGAGATCACCGAGGCGTCCGGGTACTGGTTCCCCGACGACGACGCGACCCAGCGCGGTGTCGCCGTCCTGAACGCGCTCCGTCGATACCGAGCCGCCGAGACCGCCATGCGGCGACGCACCCGCGACTCGATGGGCATGGGCGAGACCGACCTGCTGGCCGTCCGGTTCCTGCTGCAGGCCCAGCGCACCGGCACCATGGTGAGCCCCAAGGACCTGGCGAAGTACCTGAAGATCAGCTCCGCGTCGACGACGATCCTCATCGACCGCCTCGTCAAGAGCAACCACGTCCGCCGGCACCCCCACCCGACCGACCGTCGTGCCCTCGTCATCACCCCGACCATCGAGACCGACGACGAGGTCCGCGCCACCCTCGGCGTGATGCACCGTCGGATGATGTCCATCGCCGAGGGACTCTCCGCCGACGACGCCCGCACGGTCGCGTTCTTCCTCGAGCACATGCGCGACGCCGTCGACCAGGTGGACCCCGCGACGACGCACTGA
- a CDS encoding NAD(P)H-dependent oxidoreductase: MTNVVVLVGSLRAGSINRQLAEAAIDHAPEGIDLSVYDGIVDLPFYNEDIDGDTPPEAAVAFRQAIADADGILLITPEYNGTIPAVLKNALDWASRPFGASPISGKPLAVIGSAFGQYGGVWAHDDARKAAGIAGAAVLEDVKVAIPQSVVRFAETHPREDAEVTEQLQQTLDAIATAAAERVAA; encoded by the coding sequence ATGACGAACGTCGTCGTGCTCGTCGGCAGCCTCCGCGCCGGCTCCATCAACCGCCAGCTCGCCGAAGCGGCGATCGACCACGCCCCCGAGGGCATCGACCTGTCCGTGTACGACGGCATCGTCGACCTGCCCTTCTACAACGAGGACATCGACGGCGACACCCCGCCCGAGGCAGCGGTCGCGTTCCGCCAGGCGATCGCCGACGCCGACGGCATCCTCCTGATCACGCCCGAGTACAACGGCACGATCCCGGCCGTGCTGAAGAACGCGCTCGACTGGGCCTCGCGTCCGTTCGGTGCCTCGCCGATCTCCGGCAAGCCGCTCGCCGTGATCGGTTCGGCATTCGGCCAGTACGGCGGCGTCTGGGCGCACGACGACGCCCGCAAGGCGGCCGGGATCGCCGGTGCCGCGGTGCTCGAGGACGTCAAGGTCGCGATCCCGCAGTCGGTCGTCCGCTTCGCCGAGACGCACCCGCGCGAGGACGCCGAGGTCACCGAGCAGCTGCAGCAGACGCTCGACGCGATCGCCACGGCCGCGGCCGAGCGGGTCGCTGCGTAG
- a CDS encoding glycoside hydrolase family 13 protein, giving the protein MTLRTPSSTPGTPDPNWWRQAVVYQVYPRSFADSNADGLGDVEGITSRVPYLASLGVDAIWLSPFFPSPLADGGYDVSDYRDVDPRLGTLDDFDQLVRTAHAHDVRIIVDVVPNHTSDQHAWFRAALAAAPGSPERARYVFRQGSGPDGSLPPSDWVSNFGGSAWTRVPDGEWYLHLFAPEQPDLDWSNPSVRSDFEDTLRFWSDRGVDGFRVDVAHGLAKDLSVPYRPSNGHQLPLDGSDPLYDRDEVHEIFGTWRAVLDEYDPPRAAIAEAWTPAPRRVLYARPTELGQAFNFDLLEAAFDPGVFRDLVEQNLAMSAHSGASSTWVLSNHDVVRHATRYGLPLGTDTDAWLMTDGTTPPLDRALGLRRARAASMLLLALPGSTYVYQGEELGLHEAAAIPRDQLQDPKWLRSGHTVKGRDGCRVPIPWTSSGPSFGFGDVAPFLPQPVDFGASSVEALEGDPDSTLSMYRQALAARRRLQQGESLTWLDTPASVVGFARHDGWRSYTNFGDAPVPMPSGTVLLASGPLGDGELPGATTVWVA; this is encoded by the coding sequence GTGACTCTCCGCACGCCCTCCAGCACCCCCGGCACCCCCGACCCGAACTGGTGGCGGCAGGCCGTCGTCTACCAGGTCTACCCGCGCAGCTTCGCCGACTCGAACGCCGACGGGCTGGGCGACGTCGAGGGCATCACCAGCCGCGTGCCGTACCTGGCGTCGCTCGGCGTCGACGCGATCTGGCTCTCGCCGTTCTTCCCCTCGCCGCTCGCCGACGGCGGCTACGACGTGTCCGACTACCGCGACGTCGACCCGCGGCTCGGTACCCTCGACGACTTCGACCAGCTGGTCCGGACCGCACACGCCCACGACGTCCGGATCATCGTCGACGTCGTCCCGAACCACACCTCGGACCAGCACGCCTGGTTCCGTGCCGCGCTCGCCGCTGCCCCCGGTTCGCCGGAGCGGGCGCGCTACGTCTTCCGCCAGGGATCGGGGCCGGACGGCTCGCTCCCGCCGAGCGACTGGGTGTCGAACTTCGGGGGGTCGGCCTGGACACGGGTGCCCGACGGGGAGTGGTACCTGCACCTGTTCGCACCCGAGCAGCCCGACCTGGACTGGTCGAACCCCTCGGTGCGGAGCGACTTCGAGGACACCCTGCGGTTCTGGTCGGACCGCGGGGTTGACGGGTTCCGAGTGGACGTCGCGCACGGCCTGGCGAAGGACCTGTCGGTGCCCTACCGGCCGTCGAACGGACACCAGCTGCCGCTGGACGGTTCCGACCCCCTGTACGACCGTGACGAGGTGCACGAGATCTTCGGCACGTGGCGTGCCGTGCTCGACGAGTACGACCCGCCCCGGGCCGCGATCGCCGAGGCGTGGACACCCGCACCGCGCCGTGTCCTGTACGCCCGGCCGACCGAGCTCGGGCAGGCGTTCAACTTCGACCTGCTCGAGGCCGCGTTCGACCCCGGGGTCTTCCGGGACCTCGTCGAACAGAACCTCGCGATGTCCGCGCACTCCGGCGCATCGAGCACCTGGGTGCTGTCGAACCACGACGTCGTCCGGCACGCCACGCGCTACGGGCTGCCGCTCGGCACGGACACGGACGCGTGGCTGATGACCGACGGCACCACGCCGCCGCTCGACCGTGCGCTGGGACTGCGTCGCGCGCGCGCCGCGTCGATGCTGCTCCTCGCGCTGCCCGGCTCGACCTACGTGTACCAGGGCGAGGAACTCGGGCTGCACGAGGCGGCGGCGATCCCGCGCGACCAGTTGCAGGACCCGAAGTGGCTGCGGTCCGGCCACACCGTCAAGGGCCGGGACGGCTGCCGGGTGCCGATCCCCTGGACGTCGTCGGGGCCGTCCTTCGGCTTCGGGGACGTGGCACCGTTCCTGCCGCAGCCGGTCGACTTCGGGGCGTCGTCGGTCGAGGCGCTCGAGGGCGACCCCGACTCCACGCTGTCGATGTACCGGCAGGCGCTCGCCGCACGACGACGGCTGCAGCAGGGGGAGTCGCTGACGTGGCTGGACACCCCGGCGTCGGTCGTCGGGTTCGCCCGGCACGACGGGTGGCGCTCGTACACGAACTTCGGCGACGCGCCGGTGCCGATGCCGTCCGGGACGGTGCTGCTGGCGTCGGGTCCGCTCGGCGACGGCGAGCTGCCCGGGGCGACGACGGTCTGGGTGGCGTAG